A stretch of the Deltaproteobacteria bacterium genome encodes the following:
- a CDS encoding tetratricopeptide repeat protein → MFIVAVFYGRTYLFEFAGIDDEANLQGNPLITGSVGLAEAWVRPFLHLYIPVSYSFWRALALVLGGIKPAGFHLANATLHGLNAGVVFLLLRRWQPALTRAAASVGALAFAVHPLQVESVAWVSSARDLLATFWSLIALLLYVYPDHKQRRFTLAFATVAFCLALLSKPTAVVTPLIAAVLIVRRLWQRPYRDTLLLWSLMAVAAAALSAHLQPAVENPFVVPWHQRPALVLAALGFYAQKLAWPIGLSADYGLTPVKIMRSVPLLATGTIFAIAALRSVGLRLFVIGLLPTLGFVPFFYQAISAVADRYTYIAMLGPGLLMAMWWRRGPQLHWVLTATVIVWACLSALQMDHWASRIAVARRMVATNAESWFGYFNWGSALLEQGDGEAARHYLEASIRIRPWFPDSHYNLALADVASNDLSGAEEHLRANLHFGGANASALIWLGHVLALQGKYDDADPFFRRGLSLDPTHAGGRLHFARMLRAQGRSDEALEQLDLVGPSGLTDLHYHTLRGELLLAKGEAAKAIEAYEQALVLGAHDAATYANLGVAYLRTRDYLRAEEVLQKAIARDPYKPEALHSMGLVYEATGRKDEAIAVWTTASGQGFQPAITALRRIRLTKPKGQEFRR, encoded by the coding sequence GTGTTCATAGTTGCGGTATTTTACGGGCGTACCTATCTCTTTGAGTTTGCCGGCATCGATGACGAAGCCAACCTCCAGGGTAACCCCCTCATCACCGGCTCCGTGGGTCTGGCGGAAGCCTGGGTCCGTCCTTTCCTCCACCTTTACATCCCCGTCAGCTATTCGTTTTGGCGGGCTCTCGCACTGGTCCTAGGAGGGATCAAACCAGCTGGATTTCATCTAGCCAACGCCACCTTGCATGGGCTCAATGCTGGTGTGGTCTTTCTGCTACTTAGGAGATGGCAGCCGGCATTGACACGCGCTGCGGCTTCGGTCGGTGCTCTCGCTTTTGCCGTACATCCACTGCAGGTCGAATCCGTGGCGTGGGTGAGTTCGGCGCGCGATCTTCTGGCGACCTTTTGGTCGCTCATTGCGCTACTGCTTTATGTCTATCCCGATCATAAACAAAGACGGTTTACTTTGGCGTTTGCTACCGTCGCCTTTTGTTTAGCGTTACTGTCAAAACCGACGGCCGTTGTTACTCCCCTGATTGCCGCAGTACTTATTGTGCGTCGTCTATGGCAGCGGCCTTATCGCGACACGCTGCTCCTTTGGTCCCTTATGGCCGTAGCAGCTGCTGCGTTGAGTGCCCACTTGCAGCCAGCGGTAGAGAATCCCTTTGTCGTCCCGTGGCACCAGCGCCCAGCATTGGTTCTGGCGGCCCTCGGATTTTACGCACAGAAATTGGCCTGGCCCATTGGACTCAGTGCAGACTACGGACTAACACCCGTCAAGATTATGCGTTCGGTACCATTGCTTGCGACCGGCACGATCTTTGCCATCGCTGCATTGCGTAGTGTCGGACTACGCCTTTTTGTCATTGGTCTGCTCCCAACATTGGGGTTTGTGCCGTTTTTTTACCAGGCTATCTCCGCCGTAGCCGATCGTTATACTTACATCGCTATGCTAGGCCCTGGGCTGCTCATGGCTATGTGGTGGCGTCGGGGTCCACAGCTGCACTGGGTCCTCACTGCCACGGTAATCGTATGGGCCTGTTTGTCAGCGCTGCAGATGGATCACTGGGCTAGTCGCATTGCCGTAGCGCGGCGCATGGTGGCCACCAATGCAGAGAGCTGGTTTGGTTATTTCAATTGGGGATCGGCGCTTCTCGAACAGGGCGACGGCGAGGCCGCACGGCATTATCTCGAGGCCTCGATCCGCATCCGGCCGTGGTTTCCCGACTCCCACTATAACCTCGCTCTTGCCGATGTTGCGAGTAATGACCTGAGCGGCGCCGAGGAGCATTTGCGCGCCAATCTACATTTTGGTGGTGCCAATGCATCCGCTCTCATTTGGCTCGGACACGTGCTGGCGCTGCAGGGAAAATACGACGATGCGGATCCCTTCTTTCGTCGCGGTCTTAGTTTGGATCCCACACACGCCGGCGGCCGTCTCCATTTTGCCCGGATGCTGCGTGCGCAGGGCCGCAGCGACGAGGCCTTGGAGCAACTCGATTTAGTCGGTCCGAGCGGGCTGACAGATCTGCATTATCACACGCTACGTGGCGAACTCCTGCTCGCCAAGGGCGAGGCAGCCAAGGCGATCGAGGCTTACGAACAAGCTCTGGTCCTCGGTGCCCACGATGCTGCCACCTACGCTAATCTCGGCGTAGCCTACCTGCGCACGCGAGATTATCTGCGGGCCGAAGAGGTGCTGCAAAAGGCCATTGCGCGTGATCCTTATAAACCCGAGGCTCTACATAGTATGGGTTTAGTGTACGAAGCAACCGGGCGCAAGGATGAGGCCATTGCCGTCTGGACCACAGCCAGTGGGCAGGGGTTTCAACCGGCGATTACGGCACTTAGGCGGATAAGGCTCACGAAGCCTAAGGGGCAGGAATTTAGGCGGTGA
- a CDS encoding mechanosensitive ion channel family protein, whose translation MVYSMVMKNLLTNLTALVFSAFFICSQPAPAANGNDAGTAQIINGQSDHIDSPRHMMRQFLPILRRSDVDASLSYIHFPRGMGSERRRKTAANLMQLLNTRGQIDLARISDEPDGRPYDGLPPNVDVVGQIQLGKNAAAIEVEQLTLGDNGRDNGRKIWQFSSEFVESLPELLDRAAASSIVDKLPPWLAEPEFIGLHAWQWLGLGLSLLIAFGFSRLVAYLIMLAGEFIGKRYSFWTTQTGRAAALPSLRWIAGILIFRLLRSGLELSLEHRQYLNTGENFILVLAFTMLAMNVLHMVITYYQVIFDRQGRRAAIGMLQPIEKGAKALIVMVCLLAVMRALGFNVTAILAGLGVGGLAIALAAQKTVENLFGGISVILDQPVRVGDYGRFGEISGTVEDIGLRSTRVRTLDQTLVTIPNSEFSMMKLENFERRSKMRWAPRLGLRYDTTAAQMEQVLTHIREMLLAHPMVLNDPARVRFTNFGPSSLDVDIYAFLKTEEMNDYWAVVEDLNLKLMAIVAACGVEFAFPSTSVYLEKDP comes from the coding sequence ATGGTATACTCTATGGTGATGAAGAACCTGCTTACTAATTTGACGGCGCTGGTATTCAGCGCCTTTTTTATTTGCTCCCAACCCGCTCCTGCCGCGAACGGCAACGATGCGGGCACGGCCCAAATCATCAACGGCCAAAGTGATCACATTGATTCACCGCGGCACATGATGCGACAGTTCCTGCCAATCCTGCGGCGGAGTGACGTCGATGCTAGCCTAAGCTACATCCACTTCCCGCGCGGGATGGGTAGCGAGAGGCGGCGCAAGACTGCTGCTAATCTGATGCAGCTCCTTAATACCCGCGGGCAGATCGATCTGGCGCGGATTTCAGACGAGCCAGACGGACGACCATACGACGGACTCCCGCCGAACGTCGACGTAGTGGGACAAATCCAGCTCGGCAAGAACGCTGCTGCCATAGAGGTGGAACAACTCACCCTTGGGGACAACGGTCGCGATAATGGTCGTAAAATATGGCAGTTTTCCTCTGAATTTGTTGAGAGCCTACCGGAACTCCTCGACAGGGCAGCGGCGAGTAGCATCGTCGACAAACTTCCGCCTTGGTTAGCGGAGCCCGAGTTTATAGGGCTCCATGCCTGGCAGTGGCTGGGACTTGGCCTCAGTCTACTGATTGCCTTCGGTTTCTCCCGCCTCGTAGCCTATCTCATCATGTTAGCTGGCGAGTTTATCGGTAAACGCTACTCGTTCTGGACCACGCAGACTGGTCGGGCTGCTGCCCTACCGTCGCTACGCTGGATAGCGGGTATCTTGATTTTCCGCCTCCTGCGCTCTGGTCTCGAGTTGTCCCTTGAGCACAGGCAGTACTTGAATACGGGCGAGAATTTCATCTTAGTCCTCGCCTTCACTATGTTGGCGATGAACGTCCTGCACATGGTCATTACCTATTACCAAGTGATATTTGACCGACAGGGACGTCGCGCAGCCATCGGTATGCTCCAACCTATCGAGAAGGGCGCTAAAGCGCTCATCGTCATGGTGTGCCTCCTGGCCGTCATGCGCGCCCTAGGATTCAACGTCACAGCAATTTTGGCCGGACTAGGCGTCGGCGGTTTAGCCATCGCTCTGGCCGCGCAAAAGACGGTCGAAAACCTCTTTGGCGGAATCTCGGTCATCCTTGATCAACCGGTCCGGGTGGGAGACTACGGTCGTTTTGGTGAAATATCTGGCACTGTTGAAGACATCGGACTCAGATCAACCCGTGTCCGCACGCTTGACCAAACTCTAGTAACTATTCCAAATTCTGAATTCTCTATGATGAAGCTCGAAAACTTCGAGCGCCGCAGCAAGATGCGTTGGGCGCCGCGCCTCGGTTTACGCTACGACACGACCGCCGCACAGATGGAGCAGGTACTGACACACATCAGAGAGATGTTGCTCGCTCACCCCATGGTGCTGAACGATCCCGCTCGCGTCCGTTTCACTAACTTCGGCCCGTCCAGTCTTGACGTCGATATTTACGCGTTCCTAAAAACGGAAGAGATGAATGACTACTGGGCCGTCGTCGAGGATCTCAACCTGAAGCTGATGGCGATCGTTGCTGCATGCGGCGTAGAATTTGCATTCCCGTCCACTAGCGTTTATTTGGAGAAGGATCCTTAG
- a CDS encoding MFS transporter: MMRPSVVSTLYIVFQFFFNLLLWVPVFYAVQRQVGLVDRQIFDIQSIYYLAFCLMEVPTGFIADRFGFRTSMLLGAGVLVGANLLPIVTPTYDGFLWHFLAVALARSLISGASSAYMYEYMQSVSRGDEYKKVEADARFYGLMGRIAAWAVVGWLMAWRLWAPYWISAINAGVALLVGLLLPRIKAAVTETPGHWRETVTHILNSRLLMVMLQGVAIFVMVRILQVNLYQPILSAKQFDITSFGWSMSLMTGFEALGSKLAPRLRRKIDDLRVVTWATVVISASLVVVSCVGQTGTLVGFCLFSLAAGVAFPVQKQLLNDAITQSSARATALSLESIIDRAVCAVAVLPLGGLVAGGKLNEILLTTAAAATIFVASLQIGIQRLAAKDPSPNKR; this comes from the coding sequence ATGATGAGGCCAAGCGTCGTCAGTACGCTGTACATCGTGTTTCAGTTTTTCTTCAACCTCCTCCTTTGGGTGCCGGTATTTTATGCGGTGCAGCGCCAGGTGGGGCTGGTTGATCGGCAGATCTTTGATATCCAGAGTATCTACTATCTCGCCTTCTGCCTGATGGAAGTGCCGACAGGTTTCATTGCGGACCGCTTTGGTTTTCGCACCAGCATGCTGCTGGGTGCCGGAGTGCTCGTCGGGGCTAATCTGCTGCCGATCGTGACGCCTACCTACGATGGTTTTCTCTGGCATTTTCTCGCTGTGGCACTGGCACGCTCGCTCATCTCAGGTGCATCGAGCGCCTATATGTATGAGTACATGCAGTCGGTTAGCCGCGGCGATGAGTACAAGAAGGTAGAGGCGGATGCACGGTTTTACGGTCTTATGGGCCGCATAGCCGCTTGGGCCGTCGTCGGGTGGCTGATGGCTTGGCGCCTGTGGGCCCCATACTGGATCAGCGCGATCAATGCTGGGGTTGCACTTTTGGTGGGCCTGCTGTTACCGCGCATCAAGGCGGCTGTCACCGAGACGCCTGGTCATTGGCGGGAGACGGTGACCCACATTTTAAATTCGCGCTTATTAATGGTGATGCTGCAGGGTGTGGCTATCTTTGTGATGGTCCGGATCCTGCAAGTTAATCTCTACCAACCAATCTTGAGCGCCAAACAATTTGATATCACCAGCTTCGGCTGGAGTATGTCGCTCATGACAGGATTTGAAGCTTTGGGATCGAAGCTCGCGCCACGTTTGCGCCGGAAGATCGATGATCTCCGTGTCGTGACGTGGGCGACTGTGGTGATCAGTGCCAGTTTAGTCGTCGTCTCCTGTGTGGGACAGACGGGGACTCTAGTAGGATTTTGTTTGTTTTCGTTAGCCGCAGGTGTGGCATTCCCCGTGCAAAAGCAGCTGCTCAACGACGCGATCACGCAGTCTAGTGCGCGTGCCACGGCCCTATCTCTAGAGTCGATTATTGATCGTGCCGTGTGTGCGGTTGCCGTGCTGCCGCTCGGTGGACTTGTTGCTGGCGGCAAGCTCAATGAGATTCTTCTCACCACGGCCGCGGCAGCCACTATTTTTGTGGCATCGCTGCAGATCGGGATTCAGCGCCTGGCGGCTAAGGATCCTTCTCCAAATAAACGCTAG